A genomic stretch from Penaeus monodon isolate SGIC_2016 chromosome 25, NSTDA_Pmon_1, whole genome shotgun sequence includes:
- the LOC119589451 gene encoding uncharacterized protein LOC119589451, whose amino-acid sequence MYYHNHRPLTFDIFGRRREPQEEGHKTSEGAKDPAEHITPTTPSSGENQTPSSGENPTEDIFSAFEYSGKKTHVDFSIFGLHDSEVNLESYDLRVTMVWAPLASQVMPPTAKERIEVVRLKEWAGQEVIPDIIVFGLGKWFMLEKEDVNELIPYTDAHYLLGPLVAPLTRLAARTHVLWWHQSRYRWFNFETKDHTPWKTEVRKYWEQVLSMNQFRDGIPFMDNWLWRTSLRDTGMWQWDSTVPFNLANLKECLDLRMAGEVDAKLYTAKWWNCRDAHHSSYETNADEIQMLLNLLCNPYIASREQYCCSGG is encoded by the exons ATGTACTATCACAACCATCGACCTTTAACCTTTGACATCTTCGGGCGACGTCGAGAACCTCAAGAAGAAGGACATAAGACAAGCGAAGGAGCTAAGGACCCCGCAGAACACATCACCCCGACTACACCTTCTTCAGGAGAGAATCAAACACCTTCTTCAGGAGAGAATCCAACCGAAGACATCTTCAGCGCCTTCGAGTATTCTGGGAAGAAAACACACGTCGACTTCTCCATCTTCGGACTCCACGACTCGGAGGTCAACCTTGAATCCTACGACTTGAGGGTGACCATGGTGTGGGCTCCTTTGGCCTCGCAGGTCATGCCTCCAACGGCGAAGGAGAGAATCGAGGTCGTCAGGCTGAAGGAGTGGGCGGGGCAGGAGGTCATTCCTGATATCATTGTTTTTG GACTCGGCAAGTGGTTCATGCTTGAAAAGGAAGACGTGAACGAGTTAATCCCATACACAGACGCCCACTACCTTCTGGGTCCCTTGGTGGCTCCTCTCACCCGCCTGGCCGCCAGAACCCACGTCCTCTGGTGGCATCAAAGCCG GTACAGGTGGTTCAACTTCGAGACGAAAGACCATACACCGTGGAAGACTGAAGTGAGAAAATACTGGGAACAAGTGCTCTCCATGAATCAGTTCAGAGACGGAATTCCTTTCATGGATAATTGGCTCTGGCGGACTTCATTAAG AGACACCGGGATGTGGCAATGGGACTCGACAGTGCCATTCAACCTCGCCAACTTGAAGGAGTGCCTCGATCTCAGGATGGCAGGAGAAGTGGATGCCAAGCTATACACGG CCAAATGGTGGAACTGCCGAGACGCGCATCACTCATCTTACGAGACGAACGCTGATGAGATCCAGATGCTGTTGAATCTCCTTTGCAACCCCTATATTGCAAGCCGTGAACAATACTGCTGCTCGGGTGGTTGa
- the LOC119589452 gene encoding uncharacterized protein LOC119589452, which translates to MRLISQQPTGFGKWVMLQRENLNELVPYTEAASLLRPLVAPLVRLAARTSVLWWHQSRYRWFNFETENHTPWNTNRKKFWEQKLYMNQFRDGVPFMDIWLWETYLRGTGIWQWDSTVPFNLANFQECLELRKLGVAKEKIYTGRWWHCRDAHHSSYETNFDEIHMLLNLLCNPYITSDQAYCCSGS; encoded by the exons ATGAGGCTAATCTCGCAACAACCAACAGGATTCGGGAAGTGGGTGATGCTGCAGAGGGAGAACCTAAATGAACTGGTTCCTTATACCGAAGCAGCGTCCCTTTTGCGTCCCTTGGTGGCTCCTCTCGTACGTCTGGCAGCCAGAACCAGCGTCTTGTGGTGGCATCAGAGTCG ATACCGGTGGTTCAACTTCGAGACCGAGAACCACACGCCATGGAACACCAACAGGAAAAAGTTCTGGGAGCAGAAGCTGTACATGAATCAGTTTCGAGATGGTGTCCCCTTCATGGACATTTGGCTGTGGGAAACATACTTAAG AGGCACCGGCATCTGGCAGTGGGACTCAACAGTGCCATTCAACTTGGCCAACTTCCAAGAGTGCCTCGAACTTAGGAAGTTAGGAGTcgccaaagaaaaaatatacacag GTCGGTGGTGGCACTGCCGGGACGCACACCATTCATCATACGAGACGAATTTCGACGAGATTCACATGCTGCTGAATCTTCTATGCAATCCTTACATCACTTCTGACCAAGCCTATTGCTGTTCCGGAAGCTGA